One segment of Clavelina lepadiformis chromosome 2, kaClaLepa1.1, whole genome shotgun sequence DNA contains the following:
- the LOC143445873 gene encoding insulin gene enhancer protein ISL-1-like isoform X1, translating into MEENNFTNGCISATVNCADPCRIPLCVGCGCPIHDQYILRVPPNLEWHAGCLKCADCGQFLDETCTCFVREGKTYCKRDYTRLFGTKCNKCGMGFSKNDFVMRARDKIYHIQCFKCIACSRQLIPGDEFALRDDGLFCKADHEVVTAGEMSAGRRGGIHLPGYSPSAPQGVMSPNSMQGLHTPNGGSNGSSHRSNGSGKNRKDGKTTRVRTVLNEKQLQTLRTCYAANCRPDALMKEQLTEMTGLSARVIRVWFQNKRCKDKKRSLALKQMQEQQAKQQGNGDQSVSGNGSQSLSGMNGVPMVASEPVRNDSVNAKAVEVQNYQQPAWKALSDFALQTEIEQPAFQQLMNHFSDQGQGSISDSSEICSIPSVSSASMEASTTACSTPLTADTSASACS; encoded by the exons ATGGaagaaaacaactttactAATGGATGCATCTCAGCAACCGTCAACTGCG CAGATCCTTGCCGAATTCCTCTCTGCGTGGGATGTGGATGTCCGATCCATGATCAGTACATACTCCGGGTGCCACCGAATCTCGAGTGGCACGCCGGTTGTTTGAAGTGCGCCGACTGCGGACAGTTTCTTGATGAGACATGTACTTGTTTTGTCCGCGAAGGCAAAACCTACTGCAAGCGAGATTATACACG GTTATTCGGaacaaaatgcaacaaatGTGGAATGGGATTCAGCAAGAATGACTTTGTGATGCGCGCCCGCGATAAGATCTACCACATCCAGTGCTTCAAGTGCATCGCGTGCAGCAGACAGTTAATTCCCGGTGACGAGTTTGCTCTTCGAGATGACGGGCTCTTCTGTAAGGCCGACCACGAGGTGGTGACAGCCGGCGAAATGTCGG cCGGGCGACGCGGCGGGATTCATTTGCCCGGATATTCACCTTCAGCCCCCCAGGGGGTCATGAGCCCCAACTCGATGCAGGGACTCCATACCCCTAACGGAGGTAGCAACGGTTCCAGTCATCGGAGCAACGGAAGCGGAAAGAATCGCAAAGATGGCAAGACGACGAGGGTTCGGACGGTGCTGAACGAGAAACAGCTGCAGACTTTGAGGACTTGTTACGCCGCCAATTGCCGACCCGACGCGCTTATGAAGGAACAACTGACAGAGATGACCGGACTGTCAGCACGCGTTATTCGTGTTTGGTTTCAGAACAAACGCTGTAAAGACAAGAAACGATCGCTGGCACTCAAACAAATGCAAGAGCAGCAAGCGAAACAACAGGGCAACGGCGACCAG AGTGTAAGCGGAAATGGTTCCCAAAGCCTGTCCGGTATGAATGGGGTGCCAATGGTCGCTTCTGAGCCCGTACGAAATGATTCCGTTAACGCCAAGGCGGTTGAGGTGCAGAATTACCAGCAGCCTGCCTGGAAAGCACTTAGTGACTTCGCTCTTCAAACCGAGATTGAACAACCTGCTTTCCAGCAGTtg atGAATCATTTTTCTGACCAAGGCCAGGGTTCCATATCTGATTCGTCAGAAATTTGCAGTATTCCTTCAGTGTCTTCAGCCAGTATGGAAGCAAGTACAACTGCCTGTTCTACGCCATTAACAGCCGATACTTCAGCGTCAGCTTGTAGCTAG
- the LOC143445873 gene encoding insulin gene enhancer protein ISL-1-like isoform X2 yields the protein MEENNFTNGCISATVNCDPCRIPLCVGCGCPIHDQYILRVPPNLEWHAGCLKCADCGQFLDETCTCFVREGKTYCKRDYTRLFGTKCNKCGMGFSKNDFVMRARDKIYHIQCFKCIACSRQLIPGDEFALRDDGLFCKADHEVVTAGEMSAGRRGGIHLPGYSPSAPQGVMSPNSMQGLHTPNGGSNGSSHRSNGSGKNRKDGKTTRVRTVLNEKQLQTLRTCYAANCRPDALMKEQLTEMTGLSARVIRVWFQNKRCKDKKRSLALKQMQEQQAKQQGNGDQSVSGNGSQSLSGMNGVPMVASEPVRNDSVNAKAVEVQNYQQPAWKALSDFALQTEIEQPAFQQLMNHFSDQGQGSISDSSEICSIPSVSSASMEASTTACSTPLTADTSASACS from the exons ATGGaagaaaacaactttactAATGGATGCATCTCAGCAACCGTCAACTGCG ATCCTTGCCGAATTCCTCTCTGCGTGGGATGTGGATGTCCGATCCATGATCAGTACATACTCCGGGTGCCACCGAATCTCGAGTGGCACGCCGGTTGTTTGAAGTGCGCCGACTGCGGACAGTTTCTTGATGAGACATGTACTTGTTTTGTCCGCGAAGGCAAAACCTACTGCAAGCGAGATTATACACG GTTATTCGGaacaaaatgcaacaaatGTGGAATGGGATTCAGCAAGAATGACTTTGTGATGCGCGCCCGCGATAAGATCTACCACATCCAGTGCTTCAAGTGCATCGCGTGCAGCAGACAGTTAATTCCCGGTGACGAGTTTGCTCTTCGAGATGACGGGCTCTTCTGTAAGGCCGACCACGAGGTGGTGACAGCCGGCGAAATGTCGG cCGGGCGACGCGGCGGGATTCATTTGCCCGGATATTCACCTTCAGCCCCCCAGGGGGTCATGAGCCCCAACTCGATGCAGGGACTCCATACCCCTAACGGAGGTAGCAACGGTTCCAGTCATCGGAGCAACGGAAGCGGAAAGAATCGCAAAGATGGCAAGACGACGAGGGTTCGGACGGTGCTGAACGAGAAACAGCTGCAGACTTTGAGGACTTGTTACGCCGCCAATTGCCGACCCGACGCGCTTATGAAGGAACAACTGACAGAGATGACCGGACTGTCAGCACGCGTTATTCGTGTTTGGTTTCAGAACAAACGCTGTAAAGACAAGAAACGATCGCTGGCACTCAAACAAATGCAAGAGCAGCAAGCGAAACAACAGGGCAACGGCGACCAG AGTGTAAGCGGAAATGGTTCCCAAAGCCTGTCCGGTATGAATGGGGTGCCAATGGTCGCTTCTGAGCCCGTACGAAATGATTCCGTTAACGCCAAGGCGGTTGAGGTGCAGAATTACCAGCAGCCTGCCTGGAAAGCACTTAGTGACTTCGCTCTTCAAACCGAGATTGAACAACCTGCTTTCCAGCAGTtg atGAATCATTTTTCTGACCAAGGCCAGGGTTCCATATCTGATTCGTCAGAAATTTGCAGTATTCCTTCAGTGTCTTCAGCCAGTATGGAAGCAAGTACAACTGCCTGTTCTACGCCATTAACAGCCGATACTTCAGCGTCAGCTTGTAGCTAG